In Falco rusticolus isolate bFalRus1 chromosome 7, bFalRus1.pri, whole genome shotgun sequence, the DNA window gcagggctACCCCGGAGAGCCAAAATCCCAGCGCATGTACCAGGGTGGGTGCGTGGAGCTCCCCCAGTCCAGGGCaatcccaccaccaccagcactcCCCATGGCCTCAGAGACCAcatttcacagatttatttttttctcttgcttcatgctCAACCAATTTTCCTGAGCGCTGCTGAAAGCACATaggcaggctgcaggaggacTACTGATGGCATCTTTCCAACCTTTTattgctaggaaaaaaataactaactGCTTTCCAAGGCTTTACCCAAAAGCATCTCAGCCCTGGGTGCTATGAAGAGGGTGACTGCTTGTGTCCCCCCACCCGAGCCCCCACACGCTCCCTCCCCAGGCTTTAATAACCCACAGCACTGGTTGCAAGGAAAGTACCTGAAGGTCAGTAAGAGCTGGGCAGGATCCTCTGGCGGGGCATCCCCAGGGACGTGGGTGGCGATGGATGATCTCCCGCTGCCGTCCAGCTCCAGAGCCACGTATAAGTGCATACAcgtatatgtgtgtgtatatatttttaatgtagacTATCTATatatgtctctgtgtgtatatatccCTCAGCTTCGGGAAGCCAGGCTCACAGGCAAGATGGTGCACCAGCTTgggggggtgtatgtgtgtttgcatCTGTTTGTGCGTGAATGTGTATCTACATATACACGTATGTATATATACGTGTGGTATATGTAtctaagtgtgtgtgtgtgtgttagagAGCGCCTCCAGCTTTAAGAAGCTTGGTCATGGGGCACCGTGCACCAGCTAGAacctctgtgcatgtgtgtgtatatacatatatgtatgtgtgtgtatataaaaaagTGCCTGTATATACATATAGGCATATATATACacgtgtgcatgtgtatgtgtgtacatatatacaaatacatattcTATACTGTCCATGTACACACACCTCCCACCCAGCAGCCTCCCagagcagtggctgctgcccaCTGGTACgtgctgctgtcccctgccAAGGCATGGGGCTGTCCCTCTGCCGCAGACGGACAGCTGGCGAGCGACAGCCTCTCTGCCCTCGCAGGAGGGAAAGCTGCACTTCCATCGCCATTCAGCCAAAACACTCCAGGAACACAATCCCAGTTTCTCTCTGCAGCGCAGGGAGGACACCCGCCCTGTGGGACGCAAGCCACAGGCTGCTCCGTACCTAAACTGAGCATCAAAGCATCAGCACTTCCCTGAAAACATAAAGAGGGTTTGAGACCTTGGGTAAAGCTACTTACAATGACAGCTTTTATCAATTTAACGCAAAACAGCACAGGCAAAGCAGTCGAGCTGCTCCACATAGTTCCTTCAGTTCACAACTTTACGCTTGTGCCTGGGGAAGCCTGGGCAAACCGAGCTTTCCAAACCTGCCCCATCTGACCCCATCAACAGGAAGGAGCTCTCGCTATCATCAAAGCTAATAATTCTGCACCTTGACACATCCCAAACAGAGGTGGCACAGCCTCAGGCAGGGCCTGACCCGGCAAAccctgctgcaagcacagctggGATCGGAGCAAGCAGGCGCTGCTGCCACGGGGGACAGGGGGTCCCCGCAGAGCCACGGCTGCACGGCCACCGTTCCCGCACCCAGCTGGCACGGGGCActgtgcagcagcaacaggGCTGGTATGCAATCCCCGCCAGACACAAAATTTGAGTGCAGTTGCTGGAAAAACCTAAGTgacttgttttcagaaaagggCTCTCTCTGTTAGGCCAAGTGCTTTCCCCTGCTTGCTGATGCTCTAGGGTAGAGCTGAGCAGTGTTTGCCTCCACAGAGATGCAGAAACCTATGGAATAAATAAGTGAAAAACTCAGATTTTCACACAGCTGCATGATGCCAGCACCACCTAGGGCTCTCATCGCTGTCTAAGGACCATGGTTTAAGCGCAGCTGACCCAAAGATAGGAGCATGTCAaatgcctgctgcagctccctccgTGCACGGTGGCACTGCCCTTCTGCATCCCTCTGGACAGAGGGACCAAGACACGGGCAAGGGGAGGGTTTGCTCAGCATCCCACCAAGTGTGGGCTGGCCTCAGCaaggtatatttttaaaagctgatctGCACTccaacagcagctccctgtgctgAGCCAGCTCTATAAATAGCAGACCACCACCTACGGGCACATACATGCCTCGTCCCTGGCACAGGGGACGTCACACTGCTCCTTTTTCCCAGCAAAAGGAGCACCTGTGGGATTTGTAAGGATTTTTATCAAGAGCTTTAAATAACTCCCACAAAGAGAGCAAGCACACTCTTTCCGCTTTTCATGCTTGAAAAAGGATTTCCAGACTAAAGAAAGGGAAGGTCCCAGGATGCCAAGAGCTGTGACAGACTTTGCCGCATCCGCAGGCGTGCAGAAACAGGCACCCACCGTTTTTTCCTACCCTTTCACTGCCATAGCGAGGGCGGCAGAACAGCACATCCATGACGCCACCTTCCTGGGCTGCAGACAAGCAGGAACCCGTCTTCATCAGACACCGGGACAAAGACCAGGGACCACACCTGAGAGAGGAGCGGCTTTAGCATCAGCTGCTCCTTCCATAGCACAGATCTTCCCCCTCGTTCTAAAGGGCTTTGCAAGCTACTGACATGGAgttttattgctgcttctgGGTAACAGCATCCTCTCTCTTCAGGTCTTCACATATTGAAATCATCCCAGGAACAGCATGAACAAAGCAGACCCTCAGCAAATACCCTGCAACGGAACCAAAAGTGGGAAAGGATCAGAACAAAGCTACAGGAAGggatgaagcagcagcttttccacaAGAGCACTTggtgtaacatttttttcttattaaaaaagcagaattgtGGGAGGAGCAGCTTCCTTCACCTTATTATTACCTACAGATATTTCAAGTATGTGCACTAGTTCCAGGAACGGTTTTATACAGGTATTTCACAAGAACACAACACGTTAAGATTACTCCATGTCAGAAACAGgtcctgaggaaaaaaaacacaaacaaaaaccacacagtGCAAGGAAATACCGTCTCAGTCAATGACACCACAACTCACCATGATTTCCGATCCAGAACACTTTGTTACACAGCGAGCAGTGCAAGTCGCTGCAAGCGGTcagccctctcctctccttcccccactCACCCAAGTCAAACAGGCTCAGGGACCCCTGACTCATTTCTAGCTACAGGCACATCACAGATTACAAATGTGCAAGTGTAAAAAGGAACAGCAAGGCATCAGAGCTCTGTCTGAAGCACACAGCACACTATaacagaaaacttgttttctgaaacacataCGCACCGATTCATATACTGGTTCGCTTTAACCAAGTCAGCTACCAGCAACTTTACCAGGTAAGTAACAATCATCTGATACATGGTCTCAAGTTGTTCGAGTTTTGAGTTCAAAGCTTTAGCAGTAACGGACACAATCCCAAAGTGGGAGACTAAAAGCATCCCCAGTTCTTACAATGAGCCACAGCaactttaaaacacttttttgcaTTTCCAACAGCCAGGCTAAAAACTGTAAACTCTcagcaaaatacaaaactgcAGCTTTCCTGATGACTTCAGATGAACACATCTCAGCACACAGGAGGAAGACATTTAGGGTAACAACTAACAGAAGCACAAACACCTTCCCAACCGTTCGATAGCATCCACTTGTTGCATTAAGGCCCCAAGAGGCTGCATTTGGCTTTGCCACTTTGCCTGACTGCAAGTCATGTTTTTTAGGAGCAGCAGTCCAACCCACCCGAGATACGAGTGACagacacatttttcattttaggagCTAATTCCTAGCAAAGTCTGCAGCTTAGAAGACACAGTATTTCTAAAGCTTTTCCCTTGAAGGAGACACAACAGCCAGCACTTACAGTACCACACAATCTAAGCAGCACTATTCTGCTTGGCACCAGGCAAAAATTAAGAGTTACAAGCTCATTCCACATTCAATGTTTATTTATTCGTAATACAAATAGAAACGTGTGCCCAAATCTCGCCTTAAAAGTTCTACCcagattgtttaaaaaaaacctacagaacATTCTTTCATCATCTGACAGttaaaaagctgcatttcaaataaacagTTTTCAGTAGCCTGTCAAAACAAGTGACATTTTACTGTCGGAGTATCTGCAACTTCTACCAAGGAGAAGTACTTTCTCAAGCAACAGCGTTAGTGTACAATCAGTTGCTTATCATAAAAGATCTTCTGGTAggacaattttttaaaaatcagttttaataaGAGATTTTCATCATGAAAGGAGTAAAAATCACGAAAAATCCTCAAGTCCAATTCAGGGAGGCACAGACTCCACGCTTATTGGAAAAGCCAGTTTCAAGCAGTTTCAAGGAAGACTCTCTTTGGCGACAGAGTACTCCATTAGGAAGATACAGCATTTGGAATCCAAGAGTGCAGTTTTACATACTTTTGAGTCAAAAAGGTGCATGTTGATCattgaaacaacaaaaaacaagttaaaagcattttgaaatgttgggacacacacaaacacaaataccCTATAAATTTTCTAGGTATCCATGCATGATCTTTATATATGAGCAACTTAGCTACATAAAAAGAAACCATGACTCCAGTTCATTTCAGTCAAGGTGCAAGTTCCTTTTTCAAAAGTTATTCAATACTTACTGTAGTAGTGTAAATGAAGAGCTTGATATTTCGACTACTATTAGATGAACGTATCATACTGAATTTAAACCTGTATTTCCTAACAGAGCATTCCATACATCTGTAGCTGTTTGTAACTGCTGctcaaaatttaattaaaaaaaaaataaaatttttaacGTTACCAACATCTTCAGCATTAACTGAAAGGCATAAAAAGATGGTGAGGTATGAGAGCAATGGATTGCTCTGTATGTCGAGACTTCACTTTTAACCAGCTACCGCATTGATTTCCAACTGTTCTTACCTCGCTccaagaagttttaaaatttgcaaaGCTACCACCTCAGTAGCACAGTCGCATGGCTTTTCAGAGGTGCCTTTAAATAACTACCTAAAAAGTGGAGATGCgtactggaaacaaaacattctGCACAAGTTCCATCGGGATTCTTCTCACTTTGTTTACAAAAACCAAGAGATAAAGAAgtaattcttttaattaaaataaatgaccaAAATCTCAAACATCAGACTTTACTACAGGAAAATTAAGTGGCTTTTTCccggccccccacccccacctcgCCCCACCCCAAGAGCTGCACGAGAACTGAGGCTGCAGACTGAATCCAGAGGaacccaaacacaaaagaacagagaaaaccaacttcatgtatacatatgtattcTGCTGTCTGCAACTGATGTCATCCCATGATAGCACCACCAACGAAAGACTTTATGTAGCCTAGTGAAACTTCACAAATTCTTCCAGAGTTCTGGGGATCTGGTTTTGGTAGCTGATGTTATAGATCCGTACTGCTCGGGCAGCCAGGCACTTGAGACTCAGCTTCATTTGAGTTTTAAGGAGTATTTCAGACACCCCTGTTGTACTTTTATCAAGAGGGGTCTTCTTCTGCTTATTCGTCATGTCTGTATGAGCACCAGCCTCCACCAGGCTAATGATGATGGAATGCAATGTCAAGAAGTCACTGATGGGCCTGTGGTATTGGACAATGATGTGGAGCGGACTATTCCCTTCGTTGTCCACAGCGTTCACGTCAGCACCACAATCTAGCAAAAGTTTTGTGACAAGTGCGTTTGGAAAGCTGCAGACATCATTCGTGTGGAAGTCATCAACTGGTGTGCTGGAATTGACAGCATGATGCAGCAAACTAGAGCCGTCCCGAGTTCTGGGATCGAGGTGAATCAAGTTATAAATCTGTTTGTTGATTCGCGACTGATCCTCTTCACTGCACTGGGTCTTGGTAGAGATGCAGACTAAGTAGAGAAAGGTAAAAATGTTGCATTCGTAGTTGTCCATGGCTGTGTGGATGTCAGAGTCTTGGGTGGTTTTGATCCGGGACATGCCTTGTTCTATTTCCAAGACACTGCACCTCAGAACGCTCTCGATGTCCTTGGCTTTAACAGGCTCGTTTAGGTGTATCATCTGAGAAAAGACTTGAGCAAACCTTAGGAGGTCCTTATGAGTGTTCCTGTTGCCTTTTTGCCTTAGATGCAACGCATGCAGCCATAGCTTGATACACTGCTCAAACTCCATGTTATCTGCATATACAGCCCCACGGTAAATAATGGGGTGAGAAACATCAATATTGTCCGAGCCCAGAATTCTTTCCCGCACAATGAGGCCTTCCATGTGAAGGGCATCTCTGTCCTGCCTAATAGACTCTAATTCCTGAGGAGTCCTGCATTCAGTCCTGTTTCCATAAGCTTCAATTTGTGGAAGAACTTCTTTTTCAATTATATTCTCGCTGTCTCGGTACCTCTCCAGCATCGCTAAATATAAATAGTGGTAAGTCTTCATTATATCATAGTTTTCTCTGTCATTTGCAAATGAGGCACCCAGAAGTTCCAGAGCTTCAATCCGGCTTCTCCTATCACAGTCGGCgtgagcaagcagcagctctacAACGTCAGCTTTGCAGCTCTCAGCAGCGACTTTCAGCGGAGTCATCCCATGGCCGTTGACCATCATCGCCGCCTTCCACTTAACCAGCTCCCTCACTATTTCCAAGTGACCGGCTTCGGCCGCGAAGTGCAACGCCGTGGCACCACAGTGGGCTTTGGCGTTGGGATCCGCATGCTGCTCGAGTAGGTACCTCACCACGTCTGTGTGGCCTTTGTAAGCTGCAATCATAAGGCAAGTGTTGTCGTACTTGTTGGCGATGCTGATGTTGGCATTGTTTTCTACCAGGTATTTCACAATGTCCAGTCTGCCATCGAAACACGCAGCCCTCAGGGGAGTCGAATTGGTGACTGTCGTGTGATTCACGTTGGCGCCGTGACTCACCAGCAATTTGACTACTTCAAAGTGGCCGGCTCCTGCTGCACACCAGAGAGCTGTGGCTCCATCAAtgacaaagctgaaaaagtaaagacaaaaagaagtGGTTAGACTGACGCCTTTTGAAAAGCGTCTTTTACAGTCGGCCCAGCAGTATGCAACAGGCACATACATACCCAGCcattaaaagctattttatagCCATCCTATTTTTGTACTTGAAGGAACTTACCAGGATAGGCAAGGTAAAAGAATGACAGACTTATCAAGCACACAGACCTCCCAAAGGAAGAAGTGTTGGAAGTTGAAACTTCAAAGCAGCCTGGGGATTTAGCCACATTTTGCACTAGTACTGCCTGGGCTGCTTTGAAAATCCTACCTGCAGGCTCCAGCCCTCAGCCCACAGGGGTCTCAGGAAGAACAGTTAGGAGAattactgctgctttgtttctgctgtgcagaaacCGGCACattaaaggaagagagaaaacttaaaaattgaCATATtgatacaaaaagaaaaccaacaaactcTGACATGAATAACAGCATAGCTATGCAATACACCGACCCCGGCGGCAAAGCTAGCTTAAGAATTTCCTACCACTTCACTTGTTCTCTCTCCCCCAAGCTGCAAAATTGCCGCCGCTTCCGCTGCACCAATATTTTGTATTCGAGAGACCACACCGTAAACCAGACCAGCAGTCTAGTTACACAGATGGAACTccaggaataaaataaaattttaaaaagcagaagttgtTCTGCCCCGGACTGTTTCAGAGATCTGTTTTACATCATGGCTTTGTAGACAGCCTGCTGGCACGCATAAATGAGGGGACAGTTAACTTTAGCAAAGCGTCACAGTTTCTtaagctgttttcatttccaaattCAGCACATTGTGTAACTACAAAGATAAAGGCTGATGTCCTCTCCATTTCCCCAATTTCTGAAGTAGCACTTAAATGTAGAAAGAGGCGGCATTCGCACCACAGTTAATACGCGCTCAAAGCACACTCAATCACAGAGGAGGGGCAAATACCTTACTTCTGTATGTCCAAACAGCCACATTTCCCAAAGTTAAGATAGCGTAAGGCACCAACTTAAttttaacagtgatttttaCCCTTTTGTGAAGCTCTCACATAGCTCAACAGGAACAGTTGTGTGGCCGTTTGTAAATCCAACACCTCTAGACAACACTTCAGAGGCTGCTCAAGCGCTCTGGCGCACAGGGATGATTACACCTCTATTCACAGTAAGAAGATCCTCAATTTCTAAATAGTCGCATTAAAAtccttttatattaaaacagaaggaaagtcAGGGCAGAGGATTTGTTCAGGAACACGAGATAATTTATTGGTGCACTACAAGTATATATTTACAAGGCAAAAGCCTGGAGGCCAAAGAAGAGTTGCTGTGTGCCACCTTATCTCAAGAAGAATGACAATAATGCAGGGATCACatgctttcctctctcctcagcAGGCCGTGACTCCCACTGTGCCCATTGTGTCTCAGACAACATCTCCTTTAATCTGTACCAGGCAGAGGCTCTGGCAAGCAGATCCCATCCCATCAAGGCTCAgcatgagaaatgagaaaattcagcagcagcagagagggacTGACAGCCCTTCCCATGGCTTTCTGTCAACAGAGGCCTTGCCTTTAAGTGAATTTGGGACAGACCTCACCCTAGGCATTCTCAAccagttttttgtttgtaaaaaaaaaaaaagggctggaagagaagaggaagaaagacaaaaaccGAAAGCACAATGAAGTCAGTTCCTCCCCCTCATTCAGCATGTAAGAACCAAGCCAGTCTTTCCCTGGGCCAGGTAGAGCTGCACAGGCATAACTCCAACTCATCAAGTAGGAGACAGATGAAAGATATCAGCGGGGACCCATTACGATCCCTCTCACTCAGTATCTGATGTGAGTTCTCCTCCTGTGCAAGCTACCTGCAAAACCTGAAGTTGTTGAGAAGACCAATCTACCTTCAGGATTAGTCAGCCTTACGTTTAAGATTGACATACAGGCAAGAACTCAATGAGCACTAtaggagattttaaaaacaacattcCTCCTTCATTCTGCCACGGCAGCATGCTGCCCAGGGACCTGGACATCACCGCCAGGCTTCTCCCCAAattgcagcaccagcaccatgGCCCCAGCTGAGGGCCTGgcaccctcctccctcccttaCCATCCTAAAATGTCACATTTCACTCCCGCCCATCCCATACGTTGGCCTCCAGCAGCGAGGAAGGGATTTTCCTCAGGATATCTGGGCTGGACACTGACAAACCCTCAGTCTGAGTACACAAAGGCCGGACTCCTGGAGTGCAGGTACCACCCTACCCTGACCACTGCCTGCGGTCACCCCTGGCAGTGAGCGATGTCACAGAAAAGGCCATTCTGGGCACCGCAGGAGGACAGGGGGTGACCTGCTCACCAGGTGGACACTCGACAAGGAGCTCTGGAGGTTGCAGCAAATGCTGTTCTATCCGCAGTTTTAGGTGGGGGATCTCGGAAGGGCAAAGGCATTTACGACTCATAAAGCATCTGGTGGGGGATCCCAAAcagcaaaggcatttttatAGCCAATAAAGCAACGTTCCCAGCAGCGGCTGAGGTAGCGGCGTGGTGCCGAGCCCCTGCGCCGTGCTGGTACCGACACCCATTTCTCGGCGAGATGGCGGCGGGCAGCAGGGAGCTCTACGTACCCGTCGAAGCGGACCGTGCCGGTCTGCTGGGTCTGCACGCGGTAGTGCTCCAGGAGCAGGCGGACCACCTTGGTGTGGCCGTTGCGGGCGGCGATGATGAGCGGCGTGGATCGCTGCCCGCCGTGCTGGCTGACGTAGCCCAGCAGGTACTTGATGTCGCTCTCGGAGCGGTTGAGGAGCAGCGCGGCCAGGGTCAGCACTCGCCCCTCGCTCGCCGCCTTGTACACGTACCCGGCCAGGCCCTCCATcgctgcctcctcttcctcccgGCTGCGGCCCCGACGACCGGGCCGGCCCTGCTCGGGCCTACcggcctgccccgccgccggggcggcCTCTccctccgcctcctcctccgTCCTGCCTCGGTGCCCGGCGTGGGGCACATGCGGCCCCCGCGGGGccagccgccccccggcccgggccaGCCCCCGCGGGCCAGCGGCGAGACGAGGCA includes these proteins:
- the FEM1B gene encoding protein fem-1 homolog B, which translates into the protein MEGLAGYVYKAASEGRVLTLAALLLNRSESDIKYLLGYVSQHGGQRSTPLIIAARNGHTKVVRLLLEHYRVQTQQTGTVRFDGFVIDGATALWCAAGAGHFEVVKLLVSHGANVNHTTVTNSTPLRAACFDGRLDIVKYLVENNANISIANKYDNTCLMIAAYKGHTDVVRYLLEQHADPNAKAHCGATALHFAAEAGHLEIVRELVKWKAAMMVNGHGMTPLKVAAESCKADVVELLLAHADCDRRSRIEALELLGASFANDRENYDIMKTYHYLYLAMLERYRDSENIIEKEVLPQIEAYGNRTECRTPQELESIRQDRDALHMEGLIVRERILGSDNIDVSHPIIYRGAVYADNMEFEQCIKLWLHALHLRQKGNRNTHKDLLRFAQVFSQMIHLNEPVKAKDIESVLRCSVLEIEQGMSRIKTTQDSDIHTAMDNYECNIFTFLYLVCISTKTQCSEEDQSRINKQIYNLIHLDPRTRDGSSLLHHAVNSSTPVDDFHTNDVCSFPNALVTKLLLDCGADVNAVDNEGNSPLHIIVQYHRPISDFLTLHSIIISLVEAGAHTDMTNKQKKTPLDKSTTGVSEILLKTQMKLSLKCLAARAVRIYNISYQNQIPRTLEEFVKFH